CCCTATCTCTCCTAATCTCTTCAGGCTTACCATCAGATATTATCTTACCTCTATGCATCACGACGATTCGATCAGAGATCGAAAATACCACATCCATATCATGTTCAACTACCACAAAGGTTGCACGTTTCTCAGATGATAGTCGCTTGATAGGTTCCAATACGTAAGGCTTCTCCACAGGACTCAAACCAGCTGTAGGTTCGTCTAAAAATAAGAGTTGAGGATCGGTCGCCATAGCCATACCTAACTCCAAAAGCCTTTGATCTCCGTGAGAAAGGGCTTTGGCTGGCAAATCCTTTTTATCCAATAAGTTAATATCACTCAAAATCTTCTCTACTTTCTCTTTCACATCAGATAACTCCTTAAAATTTGAACGAATATCTAAGCTTTTGTGCATAAGAGATAGAGTAGGTATAGCAATATTTTCAAAGACGGAGAGTGCTGGAAAGAAGTTAATTATTTGAAAAGATCTGTTAATCCCTTTCCAAACCCTTTTATGAGCTGGTAGCTTGGTAATATCCTCACCTTTAAATATTATCGATCCAGAATCTGGGCGTAACTTACCTGTCAAAAGGTTGATCAATGTTGTTTTACC
This DNA window, taken from Nitrososphaerales archaeon, encodes the following:
- a CDS encoding ABC transporter ATP-binding protein, producing GKTTLINLLTGKLRPDSGSIIFKGEDITKLPAHKRVWKGINRSFQIINFFPALSVFENIAIPTLSLMHKSLDIRSNFKELSDVKEKVEKILSDINLLDKKDLPAKALSHGDQRLLELGMAMATDPQLLFLDEPTAGLSPVEKPYVLEPIKRLSSEKRATFVVVEHDMDVVFSISDRIVVMHRGKIISDGKPEEIRRDRVVREVYLGEEF